The window TCGACATGTGGCTCTACTGAGCCTCAGGGACCGCTCAACGTGCGCAGCAGCGCATAGTAAGTGCGTACAGCTTTTACGTATTCCTCTACAGGAATGCGTTCATCCACGCCGTGCAGCGTGGCCAGTAACTCGGGTGTAATGCGTGCACCGATAAACCGGTACACGTTCGAACTAAGTCCAGTAAAGTAGCGGGCGTCGGTAGCCCCCGGTACCAGATAGGGAGCCACGATGGGAGGTGCCTCGGCCCATGCCTGTTGAATGGCGGCTACCATCCGTCGGAAGGCCTCGCCTTCGAAGTCGGAAACGGGCGATGGATTGGTGCTGGTCCCCTCAAGGCGCTGCACCTGCACCGGCAGGTCCTGTAGTAATAACCGCACGCGCTGTTCCACGCTCGCTACCGTCTCCCCGGGATAGATCCGAAAGTTGACCACAGCCCGAGCGCGTGTTGGCAGAACGTTCTCTTTAACTCCCCCTTCGAAGATGGTCGGAGCAATCGTGGTACGCAGACTGGCATTGCCCGCCGGCGATTGTGCCAGGAGGTGCTTCATAAGCGGCCCGAAAAGCCACAGATTGGCCAGCACCACACGCGACCCTATCGGGGCATAAGGCGCCAGACGTTCCAGCAGGCCACGGGTGGGCCCGTCGAGCCGTGCCGGGAAAGGATGCGCCTCCAACGTAACAATGGCCTGGCTGAGCGTTCCTATTGCTGTCTGATGGGGAGGTGTCGAAGAATGGCCACCAGGAGCCATGGCTATCAGCTCCAGACTCAGGTATCCTTTCTCAGCCACCCCGATCAACGCAACCGGCCGCGTTACCCCCGGAATGACGCCATCCACCACAAATCCCCCTTCGTCCACAACTGTGATCAGCCGAACCCCTCGAGCGGCCAGCAATTCAGCAATCCGCCGGGCTCCATGCCGTCCCCCTACCTCTTCGTCGTGCCCAAAAGCCAGATAAATGGTGCGTACAGGCCGAAATCCATCAGCCAGCAGCTGTTCGACCGCCTCCAGCACTCCCAGAACACTGATTTTATCATCCAGTGCGCCCCGTCCCCAGACGTATCCATCAGCCACGATGCCCCCAAAAGGGGGATGCGTCCAGGCCTCCTGCGTAGCAACCGGCACCACATCCTGATGGCCCATAAAGAGGACCGCCGGCAATGTTGTATCCTGGCCAGGCCAGGTGTAGAGCAGACTCAATCCACTGATGACCTCTCGTCGCAGATAGGTATGCACCCACGGAAACTGTGCTTCCAGATATGCATGGAGCGCCCGAAAAGCTCCGCTGTCAATACGGGTGGGATCCTGGAACGAAACGGTGGGAAATCGAAGGGCCCCGGCCAATCGTTGCGTCAGGGCTTCCACCTCCAGCGTTATCGTCAACGGCTCCAGTTGCCCAGGACGTTCGGCCCGTTGCCCGACTTGCCAGGCCCGTACCAACAGTACCACACCCAGCCCAAGTACCAGCCCTGAAGTAGCGGTCAGAATCCGTAGTAGCAGCTTCCGCATGATTCGCAACGGTTGATTTCAAGAGAAGATAACGGA is drawn from Rhodothermus sp. and contains these coding sequences:
- a CDS encoding M20 family peptidase, which translates into the protein MRKLLLRILTATSGLVLGLGVVLLVRAWQVGQRAERPGQLEPLTITLEVEALTQRLAGALRFPTVSFQDPTRIDSGAFRALHAYLEAQFPWVHTYLRREVISGLSLLYTWPGQDTTLPAVLFMGHQDVVPVATQEAWTHPPFGGIVADGYVWGRGALDDKISVLGVLEAVEQLLADGFRPVRTIYLAFGHDEEVGGRHGARRIAELLAARGVRLITVVDEGGFVVDGVIPGVTRPVALIGVAEKGYLSLELIAMAPGGHSSTPPHQTAIGTLSQAIVTLEAHPFPARLDGPTRGLLERLAPYAPIGSRVVLANLWLFGPLMKHLLAQSPAGNASLRTTIAPTIFEGGVKENVLPTRARAVVNFRIYPGETVASVEQRVRLLLQDLPVQVQRLEGTSTNPSPVSDFEGEAFRRMVAAIQQAWAEAPPIVAPYLVPGATDARYFTGLSSNVYRFIGARITPELLATLHGVDERIPVEEYVKAVRTYYALLRTLSGP